Genomic segment of Mucilaginibacter sabulilitoris:
TATGCGAGCCATTTGCATCAAAAGGGGTTAGGGCGGTTGATGATAAATGGTACCCAACCTTCCCTCAGTTTGGTAAAGCGGCCCGCGATATTGCCAATGAGTTTGGTGCCATATTTGTACCTTACCAGGCAGCTTTTGATAAAGCGGAAGCAACAGCTCCGGCTGCTTACTGGAGCCTTGACGGGGTACACCCAAGCGTAGCCGGCGAAGCATTGATGGCACAAACATGGATTAAGGCGGTAGGAGCGTAAAGCCAAAGGCTTAAAGCAAAAAGCCCCAAGCCGTATTAATATTGAACACTGAATTTGAAATATTCAATGATGAAGTGATTTTTTTGTGATAAAGTATTTACTGGTAGCTGTTTAGGTTGTATTATTTATCATTCGTCATTGGATATTCATTATTCGATATTACTTTTTTGCCTTAAGCTTTCGGCCTTCTGCTTTAAGCTCAAAAACAGTATCTTTGCGCGCAAATGATTGCTATAAATAACCTTACGTTTGAGATTGGTGCGCGTGCCCTTTACGATGAAGCCAACTGGCATATAAAACCCGGAGAAAAAATTGGTTTAATAGGTGCCAATGGAACCGGTAAAACAACCCTCTTAAAAATTATTGTAGGCGACTATAAGCCCACATCGGGCACCATATCAATGGCTAAGGACCTTACTATGGGTTACCTTAACCAGGATTTGCTCTCATACTCATCAGATAAAACTATTGTACATGTGGCCATGGAAGCTTTTGAGCGCCAGAACCAGCTGCATGATGAAATAGAAAACCTGCTTAAAAAGCTGGAAACTGACTACACCGAAGATCTTTTGCATAAACTGAGCGACAAACAGCACGAGTTTGAACTGCTCGACGGTTATAACATTGAATATAAGGCACGCGAAATATTAGCAGGTTTGGGCTTTAGCGATGAAGATTGCCAGCGAAAGTTAAGCACTTTCTCGGGCGGGTGGCGCATGCGTGTTATGCTTGCCAAAATATTGTTACAGGCACCCGATATATTACTCTTGGATGAGCCTACCAACCACCTTGACTTACCGTCGATCCAATGGCTGGAAGATTACCTGAAGGCATTTAACGGCGCTATCATCATCGTATCGCACGATAGGTGGTTCCTGGATAAGGTGATCAACCGCACGGTTGAATCGCGCAAGGGAAAACTTACCGTTTATGCGGGTAACTATACTTTTTACCTGGAAGAAAAAGCCCTGCGCGAAGAAATTCAGCGTGGCGAGTTTAAAAATCAGCAATCAAAAATTAAACAGGAAGAGCGCCTGATCGAACGTTTCCGCGCCAAGGCATCTAAGGCAAAAATGGCGCAATCACGCATTAAAATGCTTGATAAAATGGAACGTGTAGATGATGTGGATGATGATAATCCTTCGGTTAACTTCGCCTTTCGCTTCTCTAAACAATCGGGCAGGCACGTGGTAACGTTAGAGGATATCACCAAAAAATACCCTGCTATTGATATTCTTGACCATACCGAAGCCGTAATTGAAAAAGGCGACAAGATAGCCCTGATTGGTGCCAACGGTAAGGGTAAGTCGACCCTGCTGCGTATTATCGCTTCGGCTGATAAGGAGTTTAAGGGAACCGTAACTACCGGGCACAATGTAAGCACTACTTTTTTTGCCCAGCATCAGTTAGAGTCGTTACACCTGGAAAACCAGATATTACAAGAGCTGCAGGCCTTTGCACCAAAACATACCGATACCGAACTGCGTACCATCTTAGGGTCGTTCCTGTTTACCGGCGATGATGTATTTAAGAAGATCAAAGTATTATCAGGAGGTGAAAAATCACGTGTGGCTTTGGCCAAAGCGCTTACCGCCGACGCCAACTTCCTGATACTGGATGAGCCCACCAACCACCTGGATATGCAATCGGTAAATATCCTGATACAGGCATTAGAGCAGTATGAGGGTACTTTTATCGTAGTATCGCACGACAGGTATTTCCTTGATAATGTGGCCAACAAAATCTGGTTCATTGAAGATCAAAAAATAAAAATTTACCCGGGTACTTATGCCGAGTATGATGAATGGGCTGCGAAACGCAAGTTAGAGCCTAAAACTGCTATCCCTGCACCTCAACCTAAAAAGGAAGAGAAAAAACCTGAGCCGGCTAAACAACAGCACCAAGGTGAAAACAAACACCAGCAACTAAAAAAATTAAACCAGGACCTGGCCAAAATGGAAGAACAAATTGCCGAACTGGATAAAGCAGTAAAAGAGCTGGAAGCCAAACTGGCCGACGATAAAATTTATGCAGACAACACCAAATTAAAGGAAATCAAAGCCACTTACGCCCAAAAACAAGCCGAACTAAAACAGGTTCAGCAAAAATGGGAAACACTGGCCGAGCAAATTCTGGAGCTGGAAGCGTAATCTTAACAGGCCTGTCATCCTGAGCTTGTCGAAGGAGCGTGCGGTGGTCTTCCACACCATGCTTCGACAAGCTCAGCATGACAGCCATTTTTAACAAAGCTCGATATGAGAAAGTATTTATACCTATTCGTTCTCCTGTTTGTTACCATCCAAGGCTTTGCCCAATCACCTTACAATAACAACGTTTATAACTCCGCCATTAAAAGCGTGGAGTTTTACAATACACAAAAACAAGGTTCGTTTCCCATTATTTCATTAGGGTCAGGTGAAAAAGTACTCTTAGCTTTTGACGACCTGCGGGGTGGCAGCCGTAATTATTATTACACTATTGAACATTGCGACACCCGGTGGAATTCTTCAAACCTGTCACCAGCCGAATACCTGCAAAGCTTTCAGGACGACCGCTTGTATGATTATACCTATTCTACAGGTACCATTCAGAAATATACCCATTACGAAATAAAAATACCCAACAATAACATTGGTCCTAAAATTTCGGGTAATTATGTGCTGAAGGTTTATGAAGATGGCGATCAGTCAAAATTGGTACTCACACGCAGGTTATATGTTCTGGGCAAAAAGGTTTCGATAGCAGCCGATATAGTAGCGTCACCGGATGTACAGAAAAAACAGACCAATCAAAAAATCAATTTCACTATTGATTACACG
This window contains:
- the abc-f gene encoding ribosomal protection-like ABC-F family protein is translated as MIAINNLTFEIGARALYDEANWHIKPGEKIGLIGANGTGKTTLLKIIVGDYKPTSGTISMAKDLTMGYLNQDLLSYSSDKTIVHVAMEAFERQNQLHDEIENLLKKLETDYTEDLLHKLSDKQHEFELLDGYNIEYKAREILAGLGFSDEDCQRKLSTFSGGWRMRVMLAKILLQAPDILLLDEPTNHLDLPSIQWLEDYLKAFNGAIIIVSHDRWFLDKVINRTVESRKGKLTVYAGNYTFYLEEKALREEIQRGEFKNQQSKIKQEERLIERFRAKASKAKMAQSRIKMLDKMERVDDVDDDNPSVNFAFRFSKQSGRHVVTLEDITKKYPAIDILDHTEAVIEKGDKIALIGANGKGKSTLLRIIASADKEFKGTVTTGHNVSTTFFAQHQLESLHLENQILQELQAFAPKHTDTELRTILGSFLFTGDDVFKKIKVLSGGEKSRVALAKALTADANFLILDEPTNHLDMQSVNILIQALEQYEGTFIVVSHDRYFLDNVANKIWFIEDQKIKIYPGTYAEYDEWAAKRKLEPKTAIPAPQPKKEEKKPEPAKQQHQGENKHQQLKKLNQDLAKMEEQIAELDKAVKELEAKLADDKIYADNTKLKEIKATYAQKQAELKQVQQKWETLAEQILELEA